A single region of the Novosphingobium sp. SL115 genome encodes:
- a CDS encoding D-alanyl-D-alanine carboxypeptidase family protein — protein sequence MPWSGLTSAAVPPPLALTQASMPQIDAPIALMMDVGSGRILYARDAHRRFVPASITKIMTSFVAFDLISKGKLRLDQRISVRPETFRQWRGVGSTMFLAADSRPTVAELLEAIVTVSANDACVVLAEGAAGSVPAFTGAMNQAAASLGMRDSHFNTPNGWMDEGQTYVTAADLATLSGALITRYPDLYRRFYGHAEMTWNGITQPNHNPLYGRTEGADGIKTGFTNEAGYGFVGSAERKGRRLVMVLGGYDRPNARAEQSRLFMEWGFSAWAAQPLFAKGAAVGNAVVQGGEARNVALVAPRPLSVTMPRGETARYTLSLRYKGPLKAPIAKGETVASLLVRVPGEPVHVLPLVAGEAVAKGGPLARLRNGALEMVGL from the coding sequence ATGCCATGGTCAGGGCTTACATCGGCCGCCGTGCCGCCGCCACTGGCACTGACGCAGGCGTCGATGCCGCAAATCGACGCGCCGATTGCCTTGATGATGGATGTGGGATCGGGCCGCATTCTATATGCCCGCGATGCCCATCGGCGGTTTGTCCCGGCATCGATCACCAAGATCATGACCAGTTTTGTCGCGTTCGATCTGATATCGAAGGGCAAGTTGCGACTGGATCAGCGCATTTCTGTGCGACCTGAAACTTTTCGTCAGTGGCGCGGGGTCGGTAGCACTATGTTTCTGGCTGCGGATTCCCGCCCTACGGTGGCAGAATTGCTCGAAGCGATCGTGACGGTATCGGCCAACGATGCCTGCGTGGTGCTGGCCGAAGGTGCGGCCGGGTCGGTTCCTGCATTCACCGGCGCAATGAACCAGGCCGCAGCCAGCCTTGGCATGCGCGACAGCCATTTCAACACGCCCAACGGATGGATGGATGAAGGCCAGACATATGTCACCGCGGCCGATCTTGCCACGTTGAGCGGGGCGTTGATTACCCGCTATCCCGATCTGTATCGCCGGTTTTATGGGCACGCGGAAATGACCTGGAATGGGATCACCCAACCCAATCATAACCCGCTGTATGGCCGCACCGAAGGCGCGGACGGGATCAAAACGGGATTCACCAACGAGGCAGGATACGGTTTTGTCGGGTCTGCCGAACGCAAAGGTCGCAGGCTGGTGATGGTGCTGGGTGGATATGACCGGCCCAATGCGCGCGCCGAACAATCGCGGCTGTTCATGGAATGGGGCTTTTCGGCATGGGCGGCGCAACCGCTGTTTGCCAAAGGTGCGGCGGTTGGCAATGCCGTGGTGCAGGGTGGCGAAGCGCGGAATGTGGCCTTGGTCGCGCCACGGCCGCTTTCGGTCACCATGCCGCGCGGGGAAACCGCCCGATATACGCTTTCACTGCGCTATAAGGGGCCGCTGAAAGCGCCGATTGCCAAAGGTGAAACTGTGGCCAGCCTGCTGGTGCGGGTGCCGGGTGAACCGGTCCATGTGCTACCTCTGGTAGCCGGTGAAGCAGTGGCCAAAGGTGGCCCGCTGGCACGGCTGCGCAACGGGGCGCTGGAAATGGTCGGACTATGA
- the tmk gene encoding dTMP kinase encodes MTMGRFIALEGGEGVGKSTQGRLLADALRARGLDVVTTREPGGTAGAEAIRMMLLSTEGEGWGARAEALLFAAARADHVDKLIRPAVERGAWVVCDRFVDSSRAYQGGGGGLCDGDVLDLHRIGSEGLLPDLTLLLTVDPAVSAQRLALRDGDVADRIGGRGADYHARVAAAFRAFADAEPTRFGVIDAEGAPDEVHGRIMAALAGILA; translated from the coding sequence ATGACGATGGGGCGGTTCATCGCGTTGGAAGGCGGCGAAGGGGTTGGCAAATCGACGCAAGGGCGGCTGTTGGCCGATGCCTTGCGAGCCAGAGGACTGGATGTGGTAACCACGCGCGAGCCGGGCGGCACGGCGGGGGCAGAAGCGATCCGCATGATGCTGCTTTCGACCGAAGGCGAGGGCTGGGGCGCGCGGGCCGAAGCACTGCTGTTTGCAGCGGCGCGGGCAGACCATGTGGACAAGCTGATCCGGCCTGCAGTCGAGCGCGGGGCATGGGTGGTTTGCGACCGCTTTGTGGACAGCAGCCGTGCCTATCAGGGCGGGGGCGGGGGCCTTTGCGACGGTGATGTGCTGGATCTGCATCGCATTGGCAGCGAAGGGCTATTGCCCGATCTTACACTGTTGTTGACGGTTGATCCGGCGGTTTCGGCACAACGTCTGGCGCTGCGCGACGGCGATGTAGCCGACCGCATCGGTGGGCGCGGGGCGGACTATCACGCGCGGGTGGCGGCGGCGTTTCGCGCCTTTGCCGATGCGGAACCGACGCGGTTTGGCGTGATCGATGCCGAAGGCGCACCGGATGAGGTGCATGGCCGGATCATGGCGGCACTGGCAGGAATCCTGGCATGA
- a CDS encoding SPOR domain-containing protein: protein MKSAASLIAVSAALALLASGGAYAREAQGKSAVSGSAALGPAGDYPMVLGEPFVVDGVTYTPADTLNYDSVGFAHVGADGDGVAGEHRTLPLPSYVEVTSLETGRTILVRLTRRGPVAGGDLVALSPAAWAQLGKTPDVRLPVRVRRVNPPEAERALLRAGTQAPVRMDTPPGLLGALRRKLGIAPVTVSVPAAKPEVPQVLNQPVPLPKQTVKPVAEAKAVVKAATKPAVKPALPKAAAAKPEVKAPVAATPEKPPVSQAVPKPVGKADVTQKVQTAARYVQVGAYSSKDRAEKVAGAVGGSVSSAGKLWRVRIGPNKDRAETDAALAKARAAGYADAKVVTAP, encoded by the coding sequence ATGAAATCAGCCGCTAGCTTGATTGCCGTTTCCGCAGCGCTTGCGCTGCTGGCCAGTGGCGGGGCCTATGCCCGCGAAGCACAGGGAAAATCGGCTGTTTCCGGGAGTGCCGCATTGGGGCCAGCGGGTGATTATCCGATGGTTCTTGGCGAACCGTTTGTCGTCGATGGGGTCACTTATACCCCGGCCGATACCCTGAATTATGATTCGGTCGGCTTTGCCCATGTCGGCGCGGATGGCGATGGTGTAGCAGGCGAACACCGCACTTTGCCGCTTCCCAGCTATGTCGAGGTGACGTCGCTGGAAACCGGGCGGACGATTCTAGTGCGGTTGACGCGGCGCGGGCCGGTAGCCGGAGGTGATCTGGTTGCGCTGTCGCCAGCGGCATGGGCACAACTGGGAAAGACGCCTGATGTGCGCCTGCCAGTGCGGGTGCGCCGGGTAAATCCACCCGAGGCGGAGCGGGCACTGTTGCGCGCCGGGACGCAGGCTCCGGTGCGAATGGATACGCCGCCGGGTCTGTTGGGCGCGCTACGCCGCAAGCTCGGCATTGCGCCGGTTACGGTGAGCGTTCCTGCCGCCAAGCCGGAAGTGCCGCAGGTTTTGAATCAGCCCGTTCCGCTGCCGAAGCAGACGGTAAAGCCGGTGGCTGAAGCAAAAGCTGTGGTCAAGGCTGCGACCAAACCCGCAGTCAAACCGGCCCTGCCGAAAGCGGCGGCGGCGAAACCTGAGGTTAAAGCGCCGGTTGCGGCAACACCTGAGAAGCCCCCAGTATCGCAGGCCGTGCCAAAGCCTGTGGGCAAAGCGGACGTCACCCAAAAGGTGCAAACCGCTGCGCGATATGTTCAAGTAGGCGCCTATTCCAGCAAGGATCGAGCCGAAAAGGTTGCCGGTGCGGTTGGCGGAAGCGTTTCCTCTGCGGGTAAGCTGTGGCGTGTGCGGATCGGGCCGAACAAGGATCGTGCCGAGACTGACGCAGCGCTGGCGAAGGCGCGCGCGGCGGGCTATGCCGACGCGAAGGTCGTGACCGCTCCCTGA